In Alligator mississippiensis isolate rAllMis1 chromosome 10, rAllMis1, whole genome shotgun sequence, one DNA window encodes the following:
- the GP1BB gene encoding platelet glycoprotein Ib beta chain, with translation MSFCPKPCRCTYNITDCTSQELTEESLPTSFSPSTSVIFLNDNRLSFIPNGLFDNLKSLKVVHLWQNPWECDCDILYLRSWLQWQQNRAHYRKVICASPAHLQGRIIAYLSEEEIITTCQYWYCSLAFVFQLCLFVLILIQVVLALLVIVYLQRFRKFAKEAKRVATEMHQHGDT, from the coding sequence ATGTCCTTCTGTCCCAAGCCATGCCGTTGCACATACAATATCACTGACTGCACCTCACAGGAACTGACTGAGGAATCCCTCCCTACTTCCTTCAGTCCCTCAACTAGTGTTATCTTCCTCAACGACAACAGGCTCTCCTTTATTCCCAATGGGCTCTTTGACAACCTGAAGAGCCTTAAAGTGGTCCACCTGTGGCAGAACCCGTGGGAGTGCGACTGCGACATCCTCTACCTGCGTTCATGGCTTCAGTGGCAGCAGAACCGGGCCCACTATAGAAAAGTGATATGTGCATCCCCAGCTCACCTGCAGGGCAGGATCATTGCATACCTGTCAGAGGAGGAGATCATCACCACCTGCCAGTACTGGTATTGCAGCTTGGCCTTCGTTTTCCAGCTCTGCCTCTTTGTCCTCATCCTCATCCAGGTTGTCCTGGCCCTCCTCGTTATAGTTTACCTGCAAAGGTTCCGGAAATTTGCCAAAGAAGCCAAAAGGGTAGCCACTGAGATGCACCAGCATGGAGACACATAG